In the genome of Massilibacillus massiliensis, one region contains:
- a CDS encoding DUF4926 domain-containing protein, with protein MKFAEYDTVVLLRDYENEGVKRGDIGAIVMVYTEPNEAYEVEFVDENGNTKAQIVLPPDEIAKFSK; from the coding sequence ATGAAATTTGCAGAGTATGACACGGTCGTACTATTGAGAGATTATGAGAATGAAGGAGTAAAAAGAGGAGACATTGGGGCTATCGTAATGGTGTATACAGAGCCAAATGAAGCTTACGAAGTTGAATTTGTCGATGAAAACGGTAACACGAAAGCACAGATAGTGCTTCCTCCAGATGAAATTGCAAAATTCAGTAAGTGA
- a CDS encoding DUF6883 domain-containing protein: MYYVGKTLGDVAFVVGGTLVTITGAGGTIIISPTGVGAIAGATVTAYAAGATANGAYNFSKDFSKIFSSNGASKAVAKNPLPNMESAKIDPRKLTDYALNPEHPVGGNKAKVFESALGYNKSNADALMKQVQEKLPQSEAILGKADQYGQRYTVDMQITGPNGNTATVRTGWIFKPGSTTPEMTTIYVK, encoded by the coding sequence ATGTATTATGTAGGTAAAACATTAGGAGATGTAGCATTTGTCGTAGGTGGTACTTTAGTAACCATAACTGGAGCAGGAGGAACCATTATTATATCGCCTACAGGAGTAGGTGCAATAGCAGGAGCTACCGTGACCGCTTATGCTGCAGGTGCCACTGCAAATGGTGCATATAACTTCTCAAAGGATTTTAGTAAAATTTTCTCTAGTAATGGGGCGAGTAAAGCTGTAGCAAAGAATCCATTGCCAAACATGGAGAGTGCAAAAATTGACCCAAGGAAGTTGACGGATTATGCACTTAATCCAGAACATCCTGTAGGTGGTAATAAGGCAAAAGTATTTGAGAGTGCTTTGGGATATAACAAATCTAATGCTGATGCGCTGATGAAACAAGTGCAAGAAAAATTGCCTCAGAGTGAAGCGATTCTCGGAAAAGCTGACCAATATGGTCAAAGGTACACTGTTGATATGCAGATAACTGGACCAAATGGAAATACAGCAACAGTGAGAACTGGATGGATATTTAAGCCAGGATCAACTACTCCCGAAATGACTACAATATATGTAAAGTAA
- a CDS encoding IS3 family transposase (programmed frameshift) yields MTVEKRPRRSYTDEFKKQVVQLYNNGKRKCDIIREYDIASSLLDKWIQQANNSGSFKEKDNLTTEQIELIELRKRNKYLEMENDIFKASSADLRTKVNVIKANIHKYSVSAMCKVLQIPRSTYYYEAKANPDESKLVANIVDIFKASRNNYGTRKIKSDLKDRNIIASRRRIGRIMRQEGLISSYTTAQFRPQKDTCNESKTKNVVDRQFSEQPYRNAIVSDLTYVRVGMSWNYICVLIDLFNREIIGYSAGRNKTADLVKQAFQTVRGNLKDIQIFHTDRGNEFKNRTIEEILEAFEIQRSLSHKGCPYDNAVAEATFKIIKTEFIRNQTFHSLNHLQIELADYVNWFNNHRIHSSLGYLTPVKYRINTLKKVV; encoded by the exons ATGACTGTTGAAAAACGCCCTCGTCGTAGCTATACGGACGAATTCAAAAAACAAGTTGTACAATTATATAATAACGGAAAACGTAAGTGTGACATTATTCGTGAATATGATATCGCATCGTCCTTGCTTGACAAATGGATTCAGCAAGCTAACAATAGTGGCTCTTTCAAGGAGAAAGATAATCTTACAACTGAACAGATAGAACTGATTGAGCTTCGCAAACGGAACAAATATCTTGAAATGGAGAATGATATTT TTAAAGCAAGCAGCGCTGATCTTAGGACGAAAGTAAATGTGATTAAAGCCAATATCCACAAATACTCTGTATCAGCAATGTGTAAAGTCCTACAAATTCCAAGAAGCACCTATTATTATGAGGCAAAAGCAAATCCAGATGAATCTAAGCTGGTGGCAAATATTGTTGATATATTTAAAGCAAGCCGAAATAATTATGGAACCCGAAAAATAAAATCAGATTTAAAAGATAGAAATATCATTGCTTCACGCCGCCGCATCGGCAGAATCATGAGGCAGGAAGGACTGATTTCAAGTTATACGACTGCCCAGTTCCGTCCTCAAAAGGATACTTGTAATGAATCAAAAACCAAAAATGTTGTTGACCGCCAGTTCAGTGAACAACCATATAGAAATGCTATTGTAAGCGATTTAACATATGTCAGAGTCGGCATGAGCTGGAACTACATTTGTGTGCTTATTGACCTCTTTAATAGAGAAATAATTGGTTACAGTGCCGGACGTAATAAAACAGCAGACCTTGTAAAACAGGCATTTCAGACTGTAAGGGGAAATCTGAAAGATATCCAGATATTTCACACGGACCGTGGCAACGAATTTAAAAATCGGACCATTGAAGAAATCTTGGAAGCATTTGAAATTCAGCGTTCTCTCAGTCATAAAGGGTGTCCTTATGATAATGCAGTGGCAGAAGCAACATTTAAAATAATCAAAACAGAATTTATCAGGAACCAGACTTTTCACAGCTTAAACCATCTGCAGATTGAGTTAGCTGATTATGTAAATTGGTTCAACAATCATAGGATTCATTCTTCACTAGGATATCTAACACCGGTGAAGTATAGAATAAATACCCTTAAAAAAGTTGTCTAA
- a CDS encoding VENN motif pre-toxin domain-containing protein, which produces MKTEQNIQQAKNSGVNYSNGRGVEEKNQGWTPNPSVTASDSTDSTTKSAIADGTIEVRDNPNQDLSELSRNTEQALNALGKIFDKKKVQEQQELAGLFGEVVFKAIGDLGLKEGSPEKIALDTFAGGLMAKLGGGDFASGAAGAGFNQLVMNELKNIKDPGLMKIASALIGGVAAKIVGGDSNTGASVAVSETKNNFLYHEQYAKYQKELEELKAKLENKSITLKEYNEAVQQVEDYWLDKDRENEKKLNANVINNLKEVTQFGVTLKGEPNFAVPESIKGDLNKTSDNDYSNLFDKMKERFQSTGIYAFYKQELAPIAQGLGSSAIENMSWSAVQINMADGSNPRMWIGYN; this is translated from the coding sequence TTGAAAACAGAGCAGAATATACAGCAAGCAAAAAATAGTGGTGTAAATTATAGCAATGGTAGAGGCGTAGAAGAAAAAAATCAAGGATGGACGCCAAATCCTAGCGTAACAGCATCTGACAGCACCGATAGTACAACAAAATCCGCGATTGCAGACGGTACGATCGAAGTGCGGGATAACCCCAACCAAGATTTAAGCGAATTAAGTCGTAATACAGAGCAAGCCCTAAATGCATTAGGAAAAATATTTGATAAGAAGAAAGTCCAAGAACAGCAGGAATTAGCTGGACTGTTTGGTGAAGTAGTATTTAAAGCAATTGGTGATTTAGGATTAAAAGAAGGTAGTCCAGAAAAAATCGCATTAGATACCTTTGCCGGGGGATTAATGGCGAAACTTGGTGGTGGAGACTTTGCATCAGGAGCCGCCGGAGCAGGTTTCAATCAGCTCGTCATGAATGAACTGAAAAATATAAAAGACCCAGGACTAATGAAAATAGCCAGTGCATTAATAGGAGGCGTTGCAGCAAAAATTGTAGGTGGCGATAGTAATACTGGAGCAAGTGTAGCTGTTAGTGAGACGAAAAATAATTTCTTGTATCACGAACAATATGCTAAGTATCAAAAAGAATTAGAAGAACTCAAAGCAAAGCTGGAAAACAAAAGTATCACCTTGAAAGAATATAATGAAGCGGTACAACAGGTAGAAGATTATTGGTTGGATAAAGATAGAGAAAATGAAAAAAAATTAAATGCAAATGTAATCAATAATTTAAAAGAAGTTACCCAATTTGGAGTAACGCTGAAGGGAGAACCAAACTTTGCAGTACCAGAATCAATAAAAGGAGATTTAAATAAGACATCGGATAATGATTATAGTAACTTATTTGACAAAATGAAGGAAAGATTTCAAAGTACAGGAATATACGCATTTTACAAACAAGAACTTGCGCCAATTGCTCAAGGTTTAGGATCTTCGGCTATAGAAAACATGTCTTGGAGTGCAGTACAAATTAACATGGCAGATGGTTCAAATCCTAGAATGTGGATAGGCTACAATTAA
- a CDS encoding hemagglutinin repeat-containing protein yields MTGSKVKGDKVEVKTEGDLNIASLQDTDDYNSSNKNIGGGFGTGKASGTHGSTGKGKTDSTYQSVTDQAGIYAGQEGFNIEVGKNTDLKGAVISSEAEAVKNALTTGTLTFTNLENRAEYTASKK; encoded by the coding sequence ATTACCGGCTCCAAAGTCAAAGGAGACAAAGTCGAAGTTAAAACCGAAGGTGATCTAAATATCGCCAGCCTGCAAGACACAGACGATTACAATTCCAGCAATAAAAATATAGGCGGAGGATTCGGCACCGGAAAAGCAAGTGGTACGCATGGATCAACCGGTAAAGGAAAAACTGATTCCACCTACCAAAGTGTAACCGATCAAGCAGGTATCTACGCAGGACAAGAAGGCTTCAATATCGAAGTAGGCAAAAACACCGACCTAAAAGGTGCGGTTATCTCCAGTGAAGCAGAAGCAGTAAAAAATGCGCTCACCACAGGAACATTAACCTTCACCAACCTTGAAAACAGAGCAGAATATACAGCAAGCAAAAAATAG
- a CDS encoding transposase translates to MPRKARAKSETGIYHLMCRGINKQNMFEDEEDKQRFLETLAHYKNLSGYTLYGYCLMDNHVHLLIKENKETIDQVIKRISSSYVYWYNQKYQRCGHLFQERYKSEVVETDEYFLMVLRYIHQNPVKAGISKNIGRYLWSSYNNYVAMKGIADIEYALKYFSNNKTEAIKLFIEYTNENNEDECLDCREKVIVTDQEVKKYLSEMGIRTISQLQQLKKEQRDSVILNMKEKEGITIRQLARITGISKSVIARL, encoded by the coding sequence ATGCCGAGAAAAGCGCGAGCAAAAAGTGAAACAGGAATCTATCATCTGATGTGTAGGGGAATTAATAAACAAAATATGTTTGAAGATGAAGAAGACAAACAAAGATTTTTAGAAACACTTGCACATTATAAAAATTTGAGCGGTTATACGCTATATGGATATTGTTTAATGGACAACCATGTTCATTTACTGATAAAAGAGAATAAAGAAACAATAGACCAAGTGATAAAACGAATCAGTAGTAGCTATGTATATTGGTATAATCAAAAATATCAAAGATGTGGGCATTTGTTTCAAGAAAGATATAAGAGTGAAGTAGTCGAGACAGATGAATATTTTCTTATGGTTTTAAGATATATTCATCAGAATCCTGTAAAAGCAGGAATTAGCAAAAATATAGGTAGATATCTTTGGAGTAGTTATAATAATTATGTCGCTATGAAGGGGATTGCAGATATAGAGTATGCGTTGAAATATTTTTCAAATAACAAAACAGAAGCGATAAAACTATTTATAGAGTATACAAATGAAAACAATGAGGATGAATGTTTGGATTGTAGAGAAAAAGTGATTGTAACCGATCAAGAAGTAAAGAAATATTTAAGTGAAATGGGAATAAGGACGATTAGTCAATTACAACAGTTAAAAAAAGAACAACGAGATAGTGTAATCCTAAATATGAAAGAAAAAGAGGGAATAACAATCAGACAATTAGCAAGGATAACTGGAATTTCTAAAAGTGTAATCGCTAGATTGTAG